A window of Actinobacillus suis ATCC 33415 contains these coding sequences:
- the fumC gene encoding class II fumarate hydratase: MEYRIEKDTMGKVQVPANRYWAAQTERSRNNFKIGPEASMPAEIIEAFAYLKKAAAFANTDLGVLPAEKRDLIATACDEILDHKLDGEFPLVIWQTGSGTQSNMNLNEVIANRAHVINGGKLGEKSIIHPNDDVNKSQSSNDTYPTAMHIAAYKKVVEHTLPCVKRLQKTFAEKAEAFKDVVKIGRTHLMDATPLTLGQEFSAYAAQLAFGIKALENTLPHLSELALGGTAVGTGLNTPKGYDVTVANYIAKFTGLPFITAQNKFEALATHDAIVETHGALKQIAVSLYKIANDIRLLASGPRSGIGEILIPENEPGSSIMPGKVNPTQCEAMTMVAAQVLGNDTTISFAGTQGHFQLNVFKPVMAANFLQSAQLLGDVCVSFDEHCATGIEPNFPRIKQQLEQSLMLVTALNTHIGYENAAKIAKTAHKNGTTLKEEAINLGLVTAEQFDEWVRPEDMVGSLK; encoded by the coding sequence ATGGAATATCGTATTGAGAAAGATACAATGGGCAAAGTTCAAGTACCTGCTAATCGTTATTGGGCGGCGCAAACCGAGCGCTCTCGTAATAACTTCAAAATTGGCCCGGAAGCATCGATGCCCGCTGAAATCATCGAAGCGTTCGCTTACTTGAAAAAAGCCGCAGCCTTTGCAAATACCGATTTAGGCGTGCTTCCTGCTGAAAAACGTGACCTAATTGCAACCGCTTGCGATGAAATTCTTGATCATAAACTAGACGGCGAATTCCCATTAGTGATTTGGCAAACCGGTTCAGGTACACAGTCAAATATGAACCTCAATGAAGTTATCGCTAACCGTGCCCACGTAATTAATGGCGGCAAATTAGGTGAAAAATCAATTATTCATCCGAATGATGATGTAAACAAATCACAATCTTCAAACGATACCTACCCGACAGCAATGCACATTGCGGCATACAAAAAAGTGGTAGAACACACCTTACCTTGTGTAAAACGCTTACAAAAAACCTTTGCAGAAAAAGCGGAAGCATTCAAAGACGTGGTAAAAATCGGTCGTACTCACTTAATGGACGCAACGCCGTTAACATTAGGTCAAGAGTTCTCTGCATACGCGGCACAATTGGCATTCGGTATTAAAGCGTTGGAAAATACTTTACCGCACTTATCTGAATTAGCATTAGGCGGTACAGCGGTAGGTACCGGTTTAAATACACCGAAAGGTTATGATGTAACAGTAGCGAACTATATCGCTAAGTTCACCGGTTTACCGTTTATCACTGCGCAAAATAAATTCGAAGCGCTTGCAACACACGATGCAATCGTAGAAACCCACGGTGCATTAAAACAAATTGCAGTATCACTTTATAAAATTGCTAACGACATTCGTTTACTTGCTTCAGGCCCTCGTTCAGGTATCGGTGAAATCTTAATTCCTGAAAATGAGCCGGGTTCATCAATCATGCCGGGTAAAGTAAACCCAACACAGTGTGAAGCAATGACCATGGTTGCGGCACAAGTATTAGGTAACGATACAACCATTTCATTTGCTGGTACGCAAGGTCATTTCCAATTGAATGTATTCAAACCGGTTATGGCGGCAAACTTCTTACAATCAGCGCAATTATTAGGTGATGTTTGCGTATCATTCGACGAACACTGTGCAACCGGTATTGAGCCAAACTTCCCACGCATTAAGCAACAACTTGAGCAATCATTAATGTTGGTAACCGCATTAAACACACATATCGGTTATGAAAATGCAGCGAAAATTGCGAAAACCGCACACAAAAACGGCACAACCTTAAAAGAAGAAGCGATTAACTTAGGTTTAGTAACTGCTGAACAATTCGATGAATGGGTTCGTCCGGAAGATATGGTAGGCAGCTTAAAATAA
- a CDS encoding 1-acylglycerol-3-phosphate O-acyltransferase: MLKLARILAVAVTAILISIIGTVYAFIRFRHPSTVGIVARMYASMHKLVGLKVIYRPRPEFSQPAIYIANHQNNYDMLTIAGIVPPRTVTIGKKSLIWIPFFGLVYWATGNIFINREKRSSAISTMNKVGEIIRERQISIWMFPEGTRSRGRGLLPFKTGAFHTAIAAGVPIVPIVCSSLHNKVDLNRWDNGTVICESLEPIDTSGYNRDNIKELIEKCHSIMAAKIADLDAEIAALDAKK, from the coding sequence ATGCTAAAACTCGCTCGTATTCTTGCGGTCGCCGTGACTGCGATTCTTATTTCTATCATTGGTACAGTGTACGCTTTTATTCGTTTCCGTCACCCTAGCACGGTCGGCATCGTAGCTAGAATGTATGCCTCAATGCACAAACTGGTCGGCTTGAAAGTGATTTATCGTCCACGTCCGGAATTTTCTCAACCGGCAATCTATATCGCTAACCATCAAAATAACTACGATATGCTTACCATTGCCGGTATTGTGCCGCCTCGCACCGTTACGATCGGTAAAAAAAGCCTGATTTGGATTCCTTTTTTCGGTTTGGTGTATTGGGCGACTGGCAATATTTTTATTAATCGAGAAAAACGTAGTAGCGCAATTAGCACGATGAATAAAGTGGGTGAAATTATTCGTGAGCGTCAAATTTCTATTTGGATGTTCCCGGAAGGCACTCGTAGCCGAGGCCGTGGCTTATTACCTTTCAAGACCGGCGCATTTCATACTGCAATCGCAGCAGGCGTACCGATTGTGCCAATTGTGTGTTCTTCGCTACATAATAAGGTTGATCTCAATCGTTGGGATAATGGCACGGTCATCTGCGAAAGCTTAGAGCCGATTGATACGAGCGGTTACAACCGTGACAATATCAAAGAATTGATTGAAAAATGCCATAGCATTATGGCAGCCAAAATTGCTGACTTAGATGCTGAAATTGCAGCGTTAGATGCCAAGAAATAA
- a CDS encoding DUF1778 domain-containing protein yields MRTAPINLRAMPDQRDLIDYAASILGKTRSDFMLETACQAAQNVILDRTVFQLNEQTFEQFNRLLEQPTADNPGLDKLLNTKAVWE; encoded by the coding sequence ATGAGAACTGCGCCAATTAATTTACGAGCGATGCCTGATCAGCGTGATTTAATTGATTATGCGGCAAGTATTTTAGGTAAGACACGTTCTGACTTTATGTTAGAAACCGCATGCCAAGCTGCCCAAAATGTGATTTTAGATCGCACTGTTTTCCAATTAAATGAGCAGACTTTTGAGCAATTTAACCGATTGCTAGAACAACCAACAGCAGATAATCCGGGGTTAGATAAACTGTTAAATACCAAAGCGGTGTGGGAGTAG
- the tldD gene encoding metalloprotease TldD has protein sequence MLNQVSESLLAPSGLELSHLSKVLDHFANRQIDYADLYFQLSQDESWSLEDSIIKEGGFYIDRGFGVRAVSGEKTGFAYADQIGLSQLEQCATAARSITNASGQLSVKSFKQTNAIKRYASVNPLDTLSREQKVELLHLVDKVARAEDPRVIQVNAGLSAVYEEMLVAATDGTLAADIRPLVRLSVSVLVEENGKRERGSAGAGGRFGLNWFFEPQVVNGEMTGDTRAVYLAKEAVRMALVNLGAMPAPAGTMPIVLGAGWPGILLHEAVGHGLEGDFNRKESSLFTGKIGELVTSPLCTIIDDGTVPDVRGSITVDDEGVPSQRNVLIENGILKGYIQDKLNARLMGVAPTGNGRRESYAHLPMPRMTNTYLTEGSHSFEEMIESVDYGIYAPHFSGGQVDITSGKFVFSTAEAYLIEKGKITKPVTGATLIGSGIDAMQQVSMVGKKMELDPGIGTCGKEGQSVPVGVGQPTVKLDKITVGGRG, from the coding sequence ATGTTAAATCAAGTTTCAGAAAGCTTGCTTGCGCCAAGTGGGCTTGAGTTATCGCACTTGAGTAAAGTGCTTGATCATTTTGCGAATCGCCAAATTGATTATGCGGATCTCTATTTTCAATTAAGCCAAGACGAGAGTTGGTCGTTAGAAGATTCGATTATCAAAGAGGGCGGTTTTTATATTGACCGTGGTTTCGGTGTGCGTGCAGTATCGGGCGAGAAAACCGGCTTTGCGTATGCAGACCAAATCGGCTTGAGCCAGCTTGAACAATGTGCGACCGCAGCTCGCTCGATTACTAATGCAAGCGGTCAATTATCGGTAAAAAGTTTCAAACAAACGAATGCGATCAAACGTTATGCGTCGGTCAATCCGTTAGATACGTTAAGCCGTGAGCAAAAAGTTGAGCTACTCCATTTAGTCGATAAAGTTGCACGTGCGGAAGACCCTCGTGTGATTCAAGTCAATGCGGGGCTTTCAGCGGTCTATGAAGAAATGTTGGTAGCGGCAACAGACGGCACGCTTGCGGCGGATATTCGCCCGTTGGTACGTTTATCGGTTTCGGTATTGGTAGAAGAAAATGGTAAACGTGAGCGAGGTTCTGCCGGTGCCGGTGGACGTTTCGGCTTAAACTGGTTCTTTGAACCGCAAGTGGTTAACGGGGAAATGACCGGTGACACTCGAGCGGTTTATCTGGCGAAAGAAGCGGTACGTATGGCATTAGTCAATTTAGGCGCAATGCCGGCACCAGCCGGCACGATGCCGATTGTATTGGGTGCGGGTTGGCCAGGTATTTTATTACATGAAGCGGTTGGGCACGGTTTAGAGGGCGATTTTAACCGTAAAGAATCTTCGCTATTTACCGGCAAAATTGGCGAACTAGTAACTTCGCCACTTTGTACGATCATTGATGACGGTACGGTACCGGATGTTCGAGGTTCGATTACGGTGGATGACGAGGGAGTTCCTTCGCAACGTAACGTATTGATTGAAAACGGGATTTTAAAAGGCTATATCCAAGATAAACTTAACGCCCGTTTAATGGGAGTTGCTCCAACTGGCAATGGCCGCCGTGAGTCGTATGCACACTTACCAATGCCCCGTATGACCAATACCTATCTCACAGAAGGCTCGCACAGCTTTGAAGAAATGATTGAATCAGTTGATTACGGTATTTACGCACCGCATTTCAGCGGCGGTCAGGTGGATATTACTTCGGGTAAATTTGTGTTCTCAACTGCAGAAGCTTATTTAATCGAAAAAGGTAAAATCACTAAACCGGTTACCGGTGCAACCTTAATCGGCAGCGGTATTGATGCTATGCAGCAGGTTTCTATGGTCGGTAAGAAAATGGAGCTCGACCCAGGTATCGGCACTTGCGGTAAAGAAGGGCAATCCGTACCGGTCGGTGTAGGCCAACCGACCGTGAAGTTAGATAAGATTACGGTTGGTGGACGAGGGTAA
- a CDS encoding GNAT family N-acetyltransferase: MHAPELLSEQHIVQHFQCGEVVLDQWLQRTALKNQQNNASKTFVVCDENKQVMGFYCLSAGSVSRQFVAGALRRNMPDPIPVIILGRLAVDCSAQGKQLGVSMLKDAVLKSKTVANQIGVKALLVHALNPQAKQFYLKYGFSCSPIDEMVLMLKL; the protein is encoded by the coding sequence ATGCACGCACCGGAACTGCTTTCCGAGCAACATATTGTGCAACATTTTCAATGCGGTGAGGTCGTACTAGACCAATGGCTACAACGTACTGCATTGAAAAATCAGCAAAATAATGCCAGTAAAACTTTTGTTGTGTGTGATGAGAATAAACAGGTGATGGGATTTTATTGTTTATCTGCCGGTTCGGTGAGTCGTCAGTTTGTTGCAGGCGCATTAAGACGTAATATGCCCGATCCGATTCCCGTGATTATTTTAGGTAGATTAGCGGTCGATTGCTCAGCACAGGGTAAGCAGTTAGGCGTATCAATGTTAAAAGATGCGGTCTTAAAGTCGAAGACGGTGGCGAACCAAATCGGGGTAAAAGCATTGCTTGTTCATGCGTTAAACCCGCAAGCAAAACAATTTTATTTAAAGTATGGTTTTTCATGTTCACCCATTGATGAGATGGTTTTAATGTTAAAACTCTAA
- the trkA gene encoding Trk system potassium transporter TrkA: MKIIILGAGQVGSTLAENLVSEDNDITLIDDDQGRLNTLQDKHDLQVLKGNGASPQVLRDAGASDADLIVAVTESDETNMIACQIAHTLFHIPTKIARIRNSDYVREKEKLFTDSALPIDHIIAPEVLVKKEILRLIDYPGALQVAHFANELVSLVSVKAYYGGPLVGYPISALRDHLPYIEARIVSIFRQDRAIIPQGSTIIEAGDEVFFICATHNIKAVMSELQRLDRPHKRVMIVGGGSIGTGLAKDLEEQCSVKMIERDPRKAEKLAEKLEKALVLCGDASDQELLFEEHIENIDLFLALTSDDEANIMSALLAKRLGAKKAIVLVQKMAYLHLIQGGTIDIALSPKQATISALSSHVRKGDIVQVASLKQGQAECIEAIAHGDAESSKVVGRTVRELKLPQGAIVGAIVRNEEIIIAHKSTQIEENDRVIVFVNDKKQVSEIEKLFQLSTFFL; the protein is encoded by the coding sequence GCAGAAAATCTGGTAAGTGAAGATAACGACATTACCTTAATCGATGACGATCAGGGGCGTTTAAACACGTTACAAGATAAACACGATTTACAAGTATTAAAGGGGAACGGTGCATCGCCGCAAGTATTACGAGATGCGGGTGCCAGTGATGCAGACTTAATTGTCGCAGTAACCGAAAGCGATGAAACCAATATGATTGCGTGCCAAATCGCTCATACATTGTTTCATATTCCAACCAAAATCGCCCGTATTCGTAATTCCGATTACGTACGAGAAAAGGAAAAGCTCTTTACCGATAGTGCGTTGCCAATCGATCATATTATTGCGCCGGAAGTATTGGTAAAAAAAGAAATTCTGCGCCTAATTGATTATCCGGGTGCGTTGCAAGTGGCACATTTTGCCAATGAGCTTGTCAGCCTCGTCAGTGTGAAAGCTTATTATGGTGGCCCGTTAGTCGGCTACCCGATTTCGGCATTACGTGACCATTTGCCTTATATCGAAGCACGTATTGTCTCGATTTTCCGCCAAGACCGTGCCATCATTCCGCAAGGCTCAACCATTATCGAAGCCGGCGATGAAGTATTCTTTATCTGCGCAACCCATAATATCAAAGCGGTTATGAGTGAGTTACAACGCTTGGACAGACCGCATAAGCGAGTGATGATTGTCGGTGGCGGCAGTATTGGTACCGGTCTGGCAAAAGATCTCGAAGAACAATGCAGCGTTAAAATGATTGAACGAGATCCTCGTAAGGCGGAGAAGCTTGCTGAAAAATTAGAAAAAGCGTTAGTGTTGTGCGGTGATGCATCCGACCAAGAGTTACTGTTTGAAGAACATATCGAAAATATTGATTTATTCCTCGCACTCACCAGCGATGATGAAGCCAATATTATGTCGGCGTTATTAGCAAAACGACTTGGTGCGAAAAAAGCGATTGTTCTGGTACAGAAAATGGCTTACTTACACTTAATTCAAGGCGGAACCATTGATATTGCTCTATCACCTAAACAGGCAACCATTTCCGCCCTCTCCAGCCATGTTCGCAAAGGTGATATTGTGCAGGTCGCTTCATTAAAACAAGGGCAGGCGGAATGTATCGAAGCCATTGCGCATGGTGATGCGGAATCGTCTAAAGTTGTCGGACGTACCGTACGAGAATTGAAACTGCCGCAAGGTGCGATTGTCGGCGCTATTGTGCGAAATGAAGAAATTATCATCGCCCATAAATCAACCCAAATTGAAGAAAACGACAGAGTGATTGTATTTGTGAACGACAAGAAACAAGTCAGCGAGATTGAAAAACTCTTCCAATTAAGCACTTTCTTCTTATAA
- the tilS gene encoding tRNA lysidine(34) synthetase TilS produces the protein MLLDTLQTQFRHYFPTQRDFVLGLSGGIDSIVLLHLLAELQLNLRAVHIHHGLSPNADSWAAFCEQVCKRLKIPFILQKVTVDRSEGIEAGARAARYQAIGEIILPNEVLVTAHHLDDQAETFLLALKRGSGTKGLSAMQAVGFWQNFTIFRPLLNVSKTQIEQYAHQKQFTWIEDESNHDSHYDRNFLRNEVLPIVNQRWQHFSQMVARSAQHCAEQQMLLEELLAQELQRYADFSEKRLNIEAFPQFSLAKQQQLIRLWLEKCGAQMPSTAQLMQVIQQTIYADADKNPQLKLADFWLRRYQHHLYLTGELLEPDDFCQPLFAQQSLTLPDGIGELQHLGESIIYKKSGKIDRLLLPEALVNAPLQIKLAHQGKVKQYGKPMREEMKKCYQQAQVPVWLRKRTPLIFWDDQLIFVCA, from the coding sequence ATGTTACTGGATACACTTCAAACACAGTTTAGGCACTATTTCCCGACTCAGCGGGATTTTGTGCTTGGCTTAAGCGGTGGTATTGATTCGATTGTGTTATTGCACCTGTTAGCCGAATTACAGCTCAACCTAAGAGCGGTACATATTCACCATGGGCTTAGCCCGAATGCCGACAGTTGGGCAGCTTTTTGTGAACAAGTTTGCAAGCGGTTAAAAATCCCATTTATTTTGCAAAAAGTTACGGTGGATCGCAGTGAAGGTATCGAAGCCGGCGCCAGAGCGGCACGTTATCAGGCAATCGGTGAAATCATTCTGCCTAACGAAGTGTTAGTGACCGCTCATCATCTTGATGATCAAGCGGAAACCTTCCTGCTTGCCCTAAAACGTGGCAGTGGAACCAAAGGGCTATCGGCGATGCAAGCGGTCGGATTTTGGCAAAATTTTACCATTTTTAGACCGCTTCTTAATGTGAGCAAAACGCAAATCGAACAATATGCACACCAAAAACAATTCACTTGGATTGAGGACGAAAGTAATCACGACAGCCATTACGATCGCAACTTTTTACGCAATGAGGTGTTACCGATCGTGAATCAACGTTGGCAGCATTTCAGTCAAATGGTGGCTCGTTCTGCACAGCATTGTGCCGAACAACAAATGCTATTGGAAGAATTGCTTGCTCAAGAATTACAACGCTATGCGGATTTTTCGGAAAAGCGTTTAAATATCGAAGCGTTTCCACAATTTTCTTTGGCAAAACAGCAACAATTGATACGTTTATGGCTGGAAAAATGTGGCGCACAAATGCCAAGTACGGCACAGCTGATGCAAGTGATTCAGCAAACAATTTATGCGGATGCCGATAAAAACCCACAGCTTAAATTAGCCGATTTTTGGCTACGCCGTTATCAACATCATCTCTATTTAACCGGTGAATTGCTTGAACCGGATGATTTTTGCCAGCCGCTCTTTGCCCAACAATCGTTAACGCTACCGGACGGAATCGGTGAGCTACAACATTTAGGCGAAAGCATTATTTACAAAAAATCAGGTAAAATTGACCGCTTGTTATTACCGGAAGCGTTAGTAAATGCTCCGTTGCAAATAAAGTTGGCGCATCAAGGTAAAGTCAAACAGTATGGCAAGCCAATGCGAGAAGAAATGAAAAAATGCTACCAACAAGCGCAAGTGCCGGTCTGGTTACGTAAACGCACACCACTTATTTTTTGGGATGATCAGTTAATTTTTGTTTGTGCCTAG
- the prmA gene encoding 50S ribosomal protein L11 methyltransferase: MAWVQIRLNSTDKQAEQISDFLEEIGAVSVTFMDSQDTPIFEPLPGETRLWGNTDVVGLFDAETDMKAIVEALIASRLVEADFAHKIEQIEDKDWEREWMDNFHPMQFGKRLWICPSWREVPDPNAVNVMLDPGLAFGTGTHPTTALCLQWLDSLDLAGKTVIDFGCGSGILAIAALKLGAKQAIGIDIDPQAILASTNNAEANGVADRLQLFLAKDQPQDLQADVVVANILAGPLKELAPNIITLVKPQGDLGLSGILATQAESVCEAYAPDFNLDPVVEKEEWCRITGVKK, translated from the coding sequence ATGGCATGGGTACAAATTCGTTTAAATAGTACGGATAAACAGGCTGAGCAAATCAGTGATTTTTTAGAAGAAATCGGGGCGGTGTCGGTAACTTTTATGGACAGTCAGGATACACCGATTTTTGAGCCGTTACCGGGTGAAACCCGTTTATGGGGTAACACGGATGTAGTGGGTTTATTTGATGCGGAAACCGATATGAAAGCGATTGTTGAAGCATTAATTGCCAGCCGTTTAGTCGAAGCGGATTTTGCACATAAGATCGAGCAAATCGAAGATAAAGACTGGGAGCGTGAATGGATGGATAACTTCCACCCGATGCAATTCGGTAAACGCTTATGGATTTGCCCAAGTTGGCGTGAAGTACCGGATCCGAATGCGGTGAACGTGATGCTTGATCCAGGGCTTGCTTTCGGTACCGGTACGCACCCGACAACCGCACTTTGTTTGCAATGGTTGGATAGCTTAGATTTAGCTGGTAAAACGGTGATCGATTTTGGTTGTGGTTCAGGTATTTTAGCGATTGCGGCACTTAAACTCGGTGCAAAGCAAGCGATCGGGATTGATATCGACCCGCAGGCGATTTTAGCTTCTACCAATAATGCGGAAGCAAACGGTGTGGCGGATCGTTTACAGTTATTCTTAGCGAAAGATCAACCGCAAGATCTACAAGCCGATGTGGTGGTAGCGAATATTCTTGCCGGCCCGTTGAAAGAGCTTGCACCAAATATTATTACTTTGGTGAAACCACAAGGTGATTTAGGTTTATCCGGTATTTTAGCAACGCAAGCGGAATCGGTCTGCGAAGCCTATGCGCCGGACTTCAATCTTGATCCGGTAGTAGAAAAAGAAGAGTGGTGCCGTATTACCGGCGTGAAGAAATAA
- a CDS encoding multicopper oxidase domain-containing protein, with protein sequence MKQNLTRRQLLKRSALAGAMLSAPNTLFAAERQPLRIPPIIEVGRGRPVRLDLRPAQTQFNKGKLVDVWGVNGQYLAPTVRVKSDNFVKLTYVNNLPQPVSINIQGLLAPTEMIGSAHRKLAPKSSWSPILSVHQPACTCWYHADTMLNSAFQLYRGLAGLWIIEDTNSKTASLPNKYGVNDIPLVLQDQHINKDGIQLLDLNQKQFFGKRLFVNGQESAYHNVARGWVRLRIVNASLSRAYELRLDNDKPLHVIATGMGMLAEPVEMPSVTLAPSARIEVLVDLNDGKIVSLISGQKRDIFYKAKSLFADNNDLVDNVILELRPEGMASVFTTKPSLPVFDLDSFQLKITQERRIALRPLDRLINQQRFDPKRIDFTVKQGSVERWYITSNEAVGFTLQGAKFIVETRDRKREPHKQLAWQDTVWVEKDQEVTLLVRFDHLASAQLPFTFGVSDFMLRDRGAMGQFIVEE encoded by the coding sequence ATGAAACAAAATCTGACTCGAAGACAACTACTGAAACGCTCCGCATTAGCCGGAGCGATGCTTTCTGCACCCAACACACTTTTTGCCGCAGAACGCCAGCCATTACGCATTCCACCGATTATTGAAGTGGGACGAGGTCGCCCTGTTCGTTTGGATTTACGTCCGGCACAAACACAATTTAATAAAGGAAAATTGGTGGATGTTTGGGGCGTTAATGGGCAATACCTTGCGCCGACCGTCCGAGTAAAATCGGATAATTTCGTCAAATTAACTTATGTGAATAATCTACCACAGCCGGTATCCATCAATATTCAGGGGCTATTAGCACCGACTGAAATGATTGGTTCGGCACACCGTAAATTAGCGCCGAAAAGCAGTTGGTCACCGATTCTTTCCGTCCATCAACCCGCTTGTACCTGCTGGTATCACGCTGACACTATGCTAAATTCTGCGTTTCAGCTGTATAGAGGTTTAGCCGGACTTTGGATCATTGAAGATACCAATAGCAAAACGGCATCGCTACCCAATAAATACGGGGTGAACGATATTCCGCTAGTCTTGCAAGACCAGCATATTAATAAAGACGGCATTCAGCTGCTCGATTTAAATCAGAAGCAATTCTTTGGCAAACGTTTATTTGTTAACGGACAAGAATCGGCTTATCACAACGTGGCACGAGGCTGGGTACGTTTACGTATTGTTAATGCGTCTTTATCACGAGCTTATGAGCTACGTTTAGATAATGATAAACCTTTACACGTGATTGCCACCGGCATGGGAATGCTTGCCGAGCCGGTAGAAATGCCTAGCGTCACGCTTGCTCCTTCCGCTCGTATTGAAGTGTTAGTCGACCTCAATGACGGCAAAATCGTCTCACTAATAAGCGGTCAAAAACGGGATATTTTTTACAAAGCGAAAAGCCTATTCGCCGATAATAACGATTTAGTGGACAATGTCATTTTAGAATTGCGCCCCGAAGGTATGGCATCGGTATTCACCACCAAACCTTCATTACCGGTTTTCGATTTAGATTCGTTCCAACTGAAAATCACTCAGGAACGCCGTATCGCATTACGCCCGTTAGATCGTTTAATCAACCAACAGCGGTTTGATCCTAAACGTATTGATTTTACGGTTAAACAAGGCAGTGTGGAACGCTGGTACATTACCAGCAACGAAGCGGTCGGTTTTACCCTACAAGGTGCAAAATTTATTGTCGAAACCAGAGATCGTAAACGTGAACCGCATAAACAACTAGCGTGGCAAGATACCGTATGGGTAGAAAAAGACCAAGAAGTCACCTTGCTGGTTCGCTTTGACCATCTCGCTTCCGCCCAGTTACCGTTCACCTTTGGCGTTTCTGACTTTATGTTAAGAGACCGAGGAGCGATGGGACAATTTATCGTTGAGGAATAA
- the tpx gene encoding thiol peroxidase, with protein sequence MSKVTLMGNPIDVEGNFPQAGETVENFTLVNNSLENVSLTDFAGKRKVLNIFPSIDTGICATSVRMFNQKAADLTNTVVLCISADLPFAQARFCGAEGIENVQTLSTFRHKAVHQQLGVDIQNSPLAGLTSRSVIVLDENNRVLHSELVAEIKTEPNYEAALAVLA encoded by the coding sequence ATGAGCAAGGTAACATTAATGGGTAACCCGATTGATGTAGAGGGTAACTTTCCACAAGCGGGCGAAACCGTTGAAAATTTTACATTAGTGAATAATAGTTTAGAGAATGTTTCTTTGACAGATTTTGCCGGTAAACGCAAAGTGTTAAATATTTTCCCAAGTATTGATACCGGTATATGCGCAACCTCAGTACGTATGTTTAACCAAAAAGCAGCGGATTTAACAAATACGGTCGTTTTATGTATTTCTGCAGATTTACCTTTTGCACAAGCGCGTTTTTGTGGTGCAGAGGGCATTGAAAATGTACAAACGCTTTCAACCTTCCGTCATAAAGCAGTACATCAACAACTTGGTGTCGATATTCAAAACTCACCATTAGCCGGTTTAACATCACGTTCGGTGATTGTATTAGATGAAAATAATCGTGTATTACATAGCGAATTAGTGGCAGAAATTAAAACTGAACCGAATTACGAAGCGGCATTAGCGGTTTTAGCGTAA